The Deinococcus carri genome contains a region encoding:
- the tsf gene encoding translation elongation factor Ts gives MMESIKKLRELTGAGMMDVKKALSDAGNDEDKAIALLRERGIVKAAKKADREAREGLVRFVVDGNKAAMVEVNSETDFVARNSDFQALVENLAQAALKAGTSDVEEFKNFTLDSGDTVTNTVAAAAGKIGENLVLNRVAYVEAAEGEQVAGYVHSNGKIGVLVDIAGGSEAQAKDVALHVAAERPQYLSRDEVNQEDIEKEREILTNKALNEGKPQQIVEKIVGGQIGKFYEEKVLPEQKFVKDQSMTVSKYLDGAQIKRFVRFEIGA, from the coding sequence ATGATGGAATCGATCAAGAAGCTGCGCGAACTGACCGGCGCGGGCATGATGGACGTGAAAAAGGCCCTCTCCGACGCGGGCAACGACGAGGACAAGGCAATTGCCCTGCTGCGCGAGCGCGGCATCGTGAAGGCCGCCAAGAAGGCCGACCGCGAGGCGCGCGAGGGGCTGGTGCGCTTTGTCGTGGACGGCAACAAGGCCGCGATGGTCGAGGTGAACAGCGAGACCGACTTCGTGGCGCGCAACTCCGACTTCCAGGCCCTGGTGGAGAACCTTGCCCAGGCCGCGCTGAAGGCGGGCACCAGCGACGTGGAGGAGTTCAAGAACTTCACGCTGGACAGCGGTGACACCGTGACCAACACCGTCGCCGCCGCCGCGGGCAAGATCGGGGAGAACCTGGTGCTCAACCGCGTGGCCTATGTCGAGGCCGCCGAGGGCGAGCAGGTGGCCGGGTACGTTCACTCCAACGGCAAGATTGGCGTGCTGGTGGACATCGCGGGCGGCAGCGAGGCCCAGGCGAAGGACGTGGCCCTGCACGTGGCCGCCGAGCGTCCCCAGTACCTCAGCCGCGACGAGGTGAACCAGGAGGACATCGAGAAGGAGCGCGAGATCCTCACCAACAAGGCGCTGAACGAGGGCAAGCCCCAGCAGATCGTGGAAAAGATCGTGGGCGGCCAGATCGGCAAGTTCTACGAGGAAAAGGTTCTGCCCGAGCAGAAGTTCGTCAAGGACCAGAGCATGACGGTCTCCAAGTACCTGGACGGCGCGCAGATCAAGCGCTTCGTGCGCTTCGAGATCGGCGCTTAA